In Canis lupus dingo isolate Sandy chromosome 1, ASM325472v2, whole genome shotgun sequence, a single genomic region encodes these proteins:
- the ZNF260 gene encoding zinc finger protein 260 isoform X3: MIKMLESLQPEADLLQHDQIHSREKPHECDECGKTFNLKQNLIEHKKMHTGEKSHECTECGKVFSRVSSLTLHLRSHMGKKPYKCNKCGKAFSQKRNFLSHQKHHTGEKLYECGKASIQMPGLIKHQRNHTGNKPYTCKECGKAFNGKSYLTEHEKIHTGEKPFECNQCGRAFSQKQYLIKHQNIHSGKKPFKCNECGKAFSQKENLIIHQRIHTGEKPYECKGCGKAFIQKSSLIRHQRSHTGEKPYICKECGKAFSGKSNLTEHEKIHIGEKPYKCNECGTIFRQKQYLIKHHNIHTGEKPYECNKCGKAFSRITSLIVHVRIHTGDKPYECKICGKAFCQSSSLTVHMRSHTGEKPYGCNECGKAFSQFSTLALHMRIHTGEKPYQCSECGKAFSQKSHHIRHQRIHTH, encoded by the coding sequence ATGATAAAAATGTTAGAAAGCCTTCAGCCTGAAGCAGATCTCCTTCAGCATGATCAAATTCATAGTAGAGAGAAACCTCATGAATGTGATGAATGTGGAAAAACCTTTAACCTGAAGCAAAACCTCATAGAACATAAGAAAATGCATACTGGAGAAAAGTCACATGAATGTACTGAATGTGGTAAAGTTTTCTCTCGAGTCTCATCCCTTACTCTACATTTGAGAAGTCATATGGGAAAGAAaccatataaatgtaataaatgtggaaaagccttcagccagaaaagaaacttcctttctcatcagaaacatcatactggagagaaactttatgaatgtgggaaagcttcTATTCAGATGCCAGGCCTCATTAAACACCAGAGAAATCATACTGGAAACAAACCCTATACatgtaaggaatgtggaaaagccttcaaTGGCAAATCATATCTCACTGAGCATGAGAAAAtccatacaggagagaaaccatTTGAATGTAATCAATGTGGAAGGGCCTTCAGCCAGAAGCAATACCTCATTAAACATCAGAATATCCACAGTGGAAAGAAACCCtttaaatgtaatgaatgtggaaaagcctttagcCAGAAGGAAAACCTTATTATCCATCAAAGAATACATACcggagagaaaccttatgaatgcaAAGGGTGTGGGAAAGCTTTCATTCAGAAGTCAAGCCTCATTAGACACCAGAGAAGTCATACGGGAGAGAAGCCCTATatatgtaaagaatgtgggaaagccttcagtggCAAATCAAATCTCACTGAGCATGAGAAAATTCATAttggagagaaaccctataaatgtaatgaatgtggaacAATCTTTAGGCAGAAGCAATACCTCATTAAACATCACAATattcatacaggagagaaaccctatgaatgtaataAATGTGGAAAGGCCTTCTCTAGAATCACATCACTCATTGTGCATGTGAGAATTCATACGGGTGAtaaaccttatgaatgtaaaaTATGTGGGAAAGCCTTCTGTCAAAGCTCATCTCTTACTGTTCATATGAGAAGCCATACAGGTGAGAAGCCCTACGgttgtaatgaatgtgggaaagccttctcTCAGTTCTCAACTCTTGCTCTACATATGAGaatccacactggagaaaaaccttATCAGTGTAGTGAATGTGGCAAAGCTTTTAGCCAGAAGTCACATCATATTAGACACCAGAGAATTCATACTCACTAA